The genome window ATATTCGGTCGGCGGAGCTACGTCAGACGACGGGAGCAAATTCCGACCGAGACCCTGACCCCGTATTCGTATCAGCTCAACAGAGGTCAGGTGAGATCGCAGTCGCAGCAGATGTTTACCCGAAGAAAAAGGAAGACTTCGGCAGAGCCGGACTACCTGCTGGAGATCATCCACGAGTTCGACCCGGAGGTCACCGAGATCGGCGTTGCCTCATTCCGCGGGGACCGGCCAGCAATTTACCTCAATCACAAGCGGCTTGGGCCATCACCGTTGTCAGTTTATGGCGACGCCGTGCGACGGGTGGTCCTGCTCGCCAACACGCTGCAACAACTGAAAGGAGGAGGCGTCCTGCTGATCGATGAAATTGAAACCGGTATTCATGTCAGCGCCCTGGAGCGTGTCTTCACCTGGCTCTCGAAGGTCGCGGAAAAGCTCGACGTGCAGGTCTTCGCGACAACGCACAGCCTCGAGGTGGTTGATGCGATCGCCGAATCGATGGCGGGCGCCGGCGCCGAGCTCATCACGTATCACCTCGATCAGACTCCGGAGGGGACGAACGTCAAACGAATCCCCGGCGAACTGCTGCTGCGTCTCCGCCGCGAGCGCGGACTGGACGTGAGGTAAGCCGTGCCGAAGTATGGATATCTGGTCGTCGAGGGGCCACATGACGTCGAGTTCGTCTATCGGTTGCTCAGGCCGTTCGGACTGCAGCGCGTGAAACAACTTGACGACCTTGATGAGAAGTTTCACGGACTCGTCCCCAGGAGCTTTCCTCACGATGGCGATCTTCAAAAGCGCATGCCGGTTCCGCTGTTCCTGCAGAGCAACTCCCATGCGATTGCCCTCCACAGCGCCGTTGGAGATTCCCGGCTGGTTGAGACCGTCCAGGAGAATGCTGTCTTCCTCCCGCCCGACGAACTGACGGGAATGGGCATTCTGCTCGATTCGGATCGAGGGGTTCCTGCTGCCGATCGCTACCAGGGGATTCAGGCCGCAATGGCTGGCATCGGGCACGCCCTGCCGGGCCAGCCAGGGGATGTCGGTGCCGGTCCTCCACGGCTAGGTGCGTATGTCTTGCCCGACAACAGAGAAGTCGGCAACCTGGAAGATCTTCTCCTTGAGTGTGCCGCGCAGGCATATCCCGTCTTGCTCGCATCGGCCCGAACGCACGTCGATAATGCAGTCGCGGCAGTGACCGCCGGCTACGATGGGGAAGACCTGTCCAGGATCCCGATGCGGAATAAGGCCATTGTCGGGGCCGTGGCCAGTGCCCTAAGACCTGGGAAAGCAGTTCAGGTCTCCATTCAGGACAACAAGTGGTTCAAGGGGGCCAACCTGCAATTGCCGCGGATCAAGGCGGTGCAGGACTTCCTGATCCGTCTGTTTGAACTCGTCTAATTCCGGCGGCGGTGAATTCAGGGCGAAGCCCGCCAGAGGCGGTGAGACAGTGGCGCAAGCGACATCATGAACGCCACAGGCTAAAACGGGCCGCGGGCAACAAATATGAGGGGGCCATGTCGAATACGGGAATGCACGTCGAATACAGCAGCAAGACGATTCTGGAACTGCGGAATCTGCAGGAGCAGGGGCATCTGAATCTCGAGCCCGGTTTCCAGCGGAAGAGCGTCTGGAGGATCACCGACCGGCGGAAGCTGATCCAGTCGGTGCTGGAGGGTTATCCCGTCCCGTCGATCTTCCTCTATCGACGCGATGAAGGGGGTATCCCGAAATATGACGTCCTGGACGGGAAGCAGCGCCTCGAAACGATCTTCATGTTCTCGCGGCAGCACCCATTTCACCGGGACGGATTCGAGGTGAAGCACGAGTTCGCCGAAGATGGATGTCCACACGAGTGGGAATGGAAATCGCTCGAGCGCTGGGAGCGAACTGCCAATTTCCTGACATACAAGATCCAGGTGGCGGAGGTCGGCGGATCCCTGGCGGACATTGTCGACCTGTTCGTCCGGATCAACTCGACCGGCAAGGCACTGACGACCAGCGAGAAACGACACGCCAGGTTCTACAACAGCCCGTTCCTGAAGGAAGCCGAACGGCTCGCCAGGCGACACCGCGACTTCCTCACGTCCGAGAGGATCATGTCCACTACGGACATCGACCGCATGAGGGACGTCGAACTGGTCAGTGAGCTCCTCGCATCGATTTCGTCCGGTGGCCCGATTCACAAGAAGCAGGCGGTCGACAAAGCGATTGGGAATGAGGCCGCTCCCACGCGCGAGCTGAACAAGGCGATTGACGAGTTCTCCGCGACACTGCGAGCCGTCCGGCAGGTGTGCCCCAATCTGAAGTCGACGCGGTTCCGAAACTCTGCGGAGTTCTACACGCTGTTCCTGGTGCTCTGGCAGATGCACCAGCAGAAGCTGATTCTGAACGACCGTGAGCGGAATGACGTCGCCGCGGACTTGTTGCAGCAGTTCTCCGACGGTGTGGATGCGGTCCGCGAGCAGCAGCGCAAGGCCCGCGGCCCGACTCCCGAGCAGCAGGTCTACGTCGACTATCTCATGCTGACGCAGCAATCGACCGACAGTCTTGCCCAACGGAAGCGACGGGGGCAGATGATCGAACAGCTTCTCAGCGGGCTGTTTGAAGCCAAGGACGAGCGGAGGATCTTCAGTCCCGAGCAACGCCGGCTCCTCTGGAACAGCGATGAAAAGAAATGCTGCTCGCTGTGTGAGGAACCTCTCGACTGGAACAACTTCCAGGTCGACCACGTTGCGCCCTACAGCCGGGGCGGTCGAACGGACCTGTCCAATGCCGCCCTGGCCTGTTCGTCGTGCAACGCATCCAAAGGCGCAGGCCGCAACAGCCGCTGGTAGGATCAGCCGCACCAACTGAGAAGATTGCCTGATATGACGCTCATCAAAGACCTGATCGACATCCCCGAGCGCGTCGAGAAAGACCGGTTCGTTCTCAAGCTGACCGAGGGGGTCACCGACCCGCAGGAGACGCTACGGGAGTATGTCGTCACGCCCGAGCTCGAAAAATGCTTCGATGCGGCTCTCGGCTTTATCCGCGGCGGCCTTCAGGGTCGGACCAGCAAGGCGACCTTCCTGCATGGCAGCTTCGGCAGCGGGAAAAGCCACTTCATGGCGGTGCTGCACCTGATCCTGCAGGGGAACCCCGCCGCCCGGGGCATCCCCGAGCTGTCAACCGTCATCCGCAAACACAACGAGTGGCTCGCCGGGAAGAAGTTTTTACTTGTCCCTTTCCACATGCTGACCGCCCACGACACGGAGTCGGGGATTCTCGGCAACTATGTCGAGTTCATGCGGCAGAGGCATCCGGAGGCCCCTGTTCCGCCGGTGTATGCCTCCGCAGCGATCATCGAGCAGGCCCGGCAGGAGCGGGAGAGCTACGGGGATGAACCGTTCTTCCGTCGGCTGAACACGGGCCTTGCCGGCAGCAGCGGCGGCGGCTGGGGAGACCTGACCGAGGCCTGGGATGCCGACCGGTTCGAGAAAGCGGCCGCTGCCCCCCCCGATTCGGAGAAGCATCTGCTGCTCGTCAGTACGCTGCTGAAGACCGTGGCCACGTCGCATGCCGAAGTCATCACGCACCGGGGCGGAAACTTCATCCGCTTCGACAAGGGGCTGTCGGTCATCAGTCGGCACGCCTCGGACCTGGGCTATCACGCGCTAATCCTCTTTCTAGACGAACTGATCCTTTGGCTGGCAACGCACGCCACCGACCTCGGCTTCGTGAATCGCGAGGCGGCAAAGCTGACGAACCTCGTCGAGGCCCAGTCGGCCGACCGGCCCATTCCGCTCGTCAGCTTCGTCGCCCGTCAGCGGGACCTGCGGGAGCTGGTAGGGAACCACGTGCCAGGGGCCCAGCAGCTCAGCTTCGGGGACTCGCTCGACTTTCAGCAGGGGCGGTTCGACACGATCACCCTGGAGGACCGCAACCTGCCGGCGATCGCCGAGAAGCGAGTGCTGAAGGTGAAGAGCGCCGCGGCCCGGCAGGAGCTGGACGCCGCGTTCGACGTGACGGCACGGATGAAGGACAACGTGATGAACATCCTGCTGACCCAGACCGGGGACAAGCAAATGTTCCGCAAGGTGTACCCCTTCAGCCCGGCACTCGTGCAGACGCTGATTGCGGTCTCGAGCATGCTGCAGCGGGAGCGGACCGCTCTCAAGGTGATGATGCAGCTGATGGTCGACCAGCGGGAGACGCTGCAGGTCGGGGAGATCATCCCCGTCGGCGACCTGTTCGACGTAGTCGCCCATGGGGACGAGGCCTTCAGCCCGGCGATGGCGATCCACTTCGACAATGCCACGCGGCTGTACCATCAGAAGCTGTTGCCCCTGCTGGAGCGGTCGCACGGAGCCCGCCGGGACGAGCTGGAGACGCTCGATTTCAGCGACCCGAAGCGGGCCGCCTTCCGCAACGACGACCGGCTGGTGAAGACGCTTCTGCTGTCGGCCCTGGTCCCCAATGTGGAAGCCCTGCGAGGGCTCAATGCCGAGAAGCTGGCGGCCTTGAACCACGGGACGATCAAGACGCCGATCCCCGGCCGCGAAGCGCAGGAAGTGCTCCGGCGCTGCCGGAACTGGGCGGGAGACGCGGGGGAGATCCGCATCGGGGAGGAAGCGAACCCCACGATCAGCGTGCAGCTCTCGGGAGTCGACGTCGAGGGGATCATCGCGCAGGCCCGGCGCGAGGACAACCAGGGAAACCGCATCCGGCGGGTGCGGCAGATGCTGTTCGAGCAGCTCGGCGTCACGGGCGAGGGGGAGTTCGAGCAATACCACGAGTTCCTGTGGCGAAACACGCCGCGGCGGGCGGAGATCCTGTTCAGGAACATCCGCGAGCTTCCCCCGGGCT of Planctomyces sp. SH-PL14 contains these proteins:
- a CDS encoding AAA family ATPase, which encodes MSERSLEDISINGFRGLRHLKLEGLGRLNLLVGANNSGKTSVIEALSILCRPFDPYEWTAMVRRRDFGGLDETRIQSLRWCFHQSGELSDPDLLFEGQARLSRLGRGGSILLRVDYEDLVGEPAPRELERLTRRRDRTGDLPAAGDWRGARITHFVKVEPGSKALLPPASDAETAIEPVSIQLWEEDPIFGRRSYVRRREQIPTETLTPYSYQLNRGQVRSQSQQMFTRRKRKTSAEPDYLLEIIHEFDPEVTEIGVASFRGDRPAIYLNHKRLGPSPLSVYGDAVRRVVLLANTLQQLKGGGVLLIDEIETGIHVSALERVFTWLSKVAEKLDVQVFATTHSLEVVDAIAESMAGAGAELITYHLDQTPEGTNVKRIPGELLLRLRRERGLDVR
- a CDS encoding DUF3226 domain-containing protein, with product MPKYGYLVVEGPHDVEFVYRLLRPFGLQRVKQLDDLDEKFHGLVPRSFPHDGDLQKRMPVPLFLQSNSHAIALHSAVGDSRLVETVQENAVFLPPDELTGMGILLDSDRGVPAADRYQGIQAAMAGIGHALPGQPGDVGAGPPRLGAYVLPDNREVGNLEDLLLECAAQAYPVLLASARTHVDNAVAAVTAGYDGEDLSRIPMRNKAIVGAVASALRPGKAVQVSIQDNKWFKGANLQLPRIKAVQDFLIRLFELV
- a CDS encoding DUF262 domain-containing protein, coding for MSNTGMHVEYSSKTILELRNLQEQGHLNLEPGFQRKSVWRITDRRKLIQSVLEGYPVPSIFLYRRDEGGIPKYDVLDGKQRLETIFMFSRQHPFHRDGFEVKHEFAEDGCPHEWEWKSLERWERTANFLTYKIQVAEVGGSLADIVDLFVRINSTGKALTTSEKRHARFYNSPFLKEAERLARRHRDFLTSERIMSTTDIDRMRDVELVSELLASISSGGPIHKKQAVDKAIGNEAAPTRELNKAIDEFSATLRAVRQVCPNLKSTRFRNSAEFYTLFLVLWQMHQQKLILNDRERNDVAADLLQQFSDGVDAVREQQRKARGPTPEQQVYVDYLMLTQQSTDSLAQRKRRGQMIEQLLSGLFEAKDERRIFSPEQRRLLWNSDEKKCCSLCEEPLDWNNFQVDHVAPYSRGGRTDLSNAALACSSCNASKGAGRNSRW
- a CDS encoding phage resistance protein, producing the protein MTLIKDLIDIPERVEKDRFVLKLTEGVTDPQETLREYVVTPELEKCFDAALGFIRGGLQGRTSKATFLHGSFGSGKSHFMAVLHLILQGNPAARGIPELSTVIRKHNEWLAGKKFLLVPFHMLTAHDTESGILGNYVEFMRQRHPEAPVPPVYASAAIIEQARQERESYGDEPFFRRLNTGLAGSSGGGWGDLTEAWDADRFEKAAAAPPDSEKHLLLVSTLLKTVATSHAEVITHRGGNFIRFDKGLSVISRHASDLGYHALILFLDELILWLATHATDLGFVNREAAKLTNLVEAQSADRPIPLVSFVARQRDLRELVGNHVPGAQQLSFGDSLDFQQGRFDTITLEDRNLPAIAEKRVLKVKSAAARQELDAAFDVTARMKDNVMNILLTQTGDKQMFRKVYPFSPALVQTLIAVSSMLQRERTALKVMMQLMVDQRETLQVGEIIPVGDLFDVVAHGDEAFSPAMAIHFDNATRLYHQKLLPLLERSHGARRDELETLDFSDPKRAAFRNDDRLVKTLLLSALVPNVEALRGLNAEKLAALNHGTIKTPIPGREAQEVLRRCRNWAGDAGEIRIGEEANPTISVQLSGVDVEGIIAQARREDNQGNRIRRVRQMLFEQLGVTGEGEFEQYHEFLWRNTPRRAEILFRNIRELPPGSLENSSGDWKLVIDFPFDESGKTPRHDLIVLKNFSETHPAGSKTLCWVPSFFSAEAQKDLGMLVLLDHVLTGERFGTYSAHLSPGDRLVAKSTLESQRGVLKQRVQNHLDAAYGLTEVTPGSLDTTHDLELSEHYVSLDPAFAPQPPVAVNLRDAADHLLSQALTHEFPGAPHFDAEIKPSVLKKVYELVLPATQVPDGRLPIDKPQRALLRQVANPLLLGEMGVDATHLILGQHWKSHFGRTQLDPGTPWITVGQLRRRIDEPKPMGLSKEAQNLLILLYAAQTDKSLYRHGGPYDGATLQSLPDECELRSVDLPEEASWEGALARAGNLFGSGVSRLRNAANVGRLNGELQQQARGGRPSCVKYLQQLRERLPKFGLTLQETDRGRTATATLALIEQLIAAEDGHVVDVLAMATIDTSESAMAECFKRAGELEGNLDTFGWALIEAVRGLTGERQAAAQTLVESVRQALRSDEHAVPLAPALKGANARALQLLTDRPPPLDPKPLDEETIKPKPGKRTVRQESRRDLSPEAAQKLLSEAKAALQPKQTLRINLDWFIEEGGTP